One Fontisphaera persica DNA window includes the following coding sequences:
- a CDS encoding type II secretion system F family protein, protein MPKFSYVAMDSRGKETKGTLDVGSQNEAISRIKDMGLHPTRIVQVDKDKDKTKAKPADTKGAPAKKGGLHKEINLNLNIKIPGLTDRVKSKVLTTFTRQLATLVDAGLPLLRGLRVLEKQEKHPLLKKIIGDLGASIESGSTFSEALAQHPKVFNRLYVNMVKAGELGGVLEVVLNRLAEFMEKAQKIKGKVISAMFYPVAVLVVAVTILGVLMVYVVPKFKAIFVDLLGPGKELPQFTQIVLGISDMIANHFIVTMSVLIGLFILFQIFIRTKAGRKIFDRFKLNMPVLGPVIKKVAISRFTRTLGTLISSGVPILQALTIVKETSGNVIVSDAVAAVHESVKEGETITAPLEASGVFPPMVISMVDVGEQTGALPEMLMKIADNYDDEVDNAVAAMTSLLEPIMIVFLAVIVGSIVIALFLPLISIIDSLGQEGSGPGE, encoded by the coding sequence ATGCCAAAATTCAGTTACGTGGCCATGGACTCCCGGGGGAAGGAGACCAAGGGCACTTTGGATGTCGGCTCCCAAAACGAGGCCATTTCCCGCATCAAGGACATGGGGTTGCACCCCACCCGCATTGTCCAAGTGGACAAAGATAAGGATAAAACCAAGGCCAAGCCCGCCGATACCAAGGGCGCCCCTGCCAAAAAAGGCGGCTTGCACAAGGAGATTAACCTTAATCTCAACATCAAAATCCCCGGCCTGACCGACCGCGTCAAAAGCAAGGTGCTTACCACCTTCACCCGCCAGTTGGCGACGCTGGTGGACGCCGGTTTGCCTCTGTTGCGCGGTCTGCGCGTGCTGGAAAAGCAGGAAAAACACCCCCTGTTGAAGAAGATTATTGGGGACTTGGGAGCCTCCATCGAAAGCGGCAGCACCTTTTCCGAGGCACTGGCCCAGCACCCCAAGGTGTTCAACCGCCTCTACGTCAACATGGTCAAAGCCGGCGAGCTGGGCGGCGTGCTGGAAGTCGTGCTCAACCGTCTGGCGGAGTTCATGGAAAAGGCCCAAAAAATCAAGGGCAAGGTCATTTCCGCCATGTTCTATCCGGTGGCGGTGCTGGTGGTGGCGGTCACCATCCTGGGCGTTCTGATGGTGTATGTCGTGCCCAAATTCAAGGCCATCTTTGTGGACCTCCTGGGTCCGGGCAAGGAGCTTCCCCAGTTCACCCAGATTGTGCTGGGGATTAGCGATATGATAGCCAATCATTTCATTGTCACCATGAGTGTTTTGATTGGCCTGTTCATTCTGTTTCAAATCTTCATCCGCACCAAAGCCGGCCGCAAAATCTTCGACCGCTTTAAACTCAACATGCCCGTGCTGGGGCCGGTGATTAAGAAAGTGGCGATTTCCCGTTTCACACGCACGCTTGGCACGCTCATTAGCAGCGGCGTGCCGATTTTACAGGCCCTGACCATTGTTAAAGAAACCTCCGGCAATGTCATCGTTTCAGACGCCGTCGCCGCCGTCCATGAAAGCGTCAAGGAAGGCGAAACCATCACGGCACCTCTGGAAGCCTCCGGCGTTTTCCCGCCCATGGTCATCAGCATGGTGGACGTGGGAGAACAAACCGGCGCCCTCCCGGAAATGTTGATGAAAATTGCCGATAACTACGATGACGAAGTGGATAACGCCGTGGCGGCCATGACCTCGCTCCTGGAGCCTATCATGATTGTGTTCCTGGCGGTCATCGTGGGTAGCATTGTCATCGCCCTGTTCCTGCCCCTCATCTCCATCATTGACAGCCTCGGTCAGGAAGGGTCCGGGCCGGGAGAATAA
- a CDS encoding ROK family protein, whose product MTPAQPPAFAGIEIGGTKLQVVIGRPGHIAVRRRLPVKPEAGGQGIREQLTAELPPLLRKQPVRAIGVGFGGPVDWQRGIIRCSHQVPGWADFPLADWLRHLTHLPVHVENDANTAALAEALLGSGQGANPVFYVTLGSGVGGGLVINDQIYHGAMPGEAEIGHIRLNREGIIVEERCSGWAVDRRIRELQTRGLRGPWGPLLAQHKGVGGEARTLAPALMAGDLEARRLLEEIADDLAFALSHVVHLCHPSVVVLGGGLSLVGEPLRAAVAARLPTYVMQAFHPGPAVRLAGLLEDAVPMGALLLAAQLKFA is encoded by the coding sequence ATGACCCCAGCCCAACCTCCAGCATTCGCCGGCATCGAAATTGGCGGTACTAAACTGCAGGTGGTCATTGGGCGGCCTGGCCACATTGCCGTGCGCCGCCGTCTTCCCGTAAAACCCGAAGCAGGGGGCCAAGGCATTCGGGAACAACTGACTGCTGAATTACCCCCACTGCTCCGCAAGCAGCCCGTGCGTGCCATTGGCGTGGGCTTCGGCGGTCCGGTGGATTGGCAGCGCGGCATCATTCGGTGCTCCCATCAAGTCCCCGGCTGGGCTGATTTTCCCCTCGCTGACTGGCTGCGGCATCTGACCCACCTGCCCGTCCATGTGGAAAACGACGCCAACACCGCCGCTCTGGCCGAAGCGCTCCTTGGGTCTGGGCAGGGTGCCAATCCGGTCTTTTATGTCACCTTGGGCAGTGGGGTCGGCGGTGGGTTGGTCATAAACGACCAGATATACCACGGAGCCATGCCGGGGGAAGCCGAAATTGGCCATATACGACTCAACCGGGAGGGAATCATCGTGGAGGAGCGCTGCAGCGGTTGGGCGGTGGACCGGCGCATTCGCGAACTGCAAACCCGCGGGCTGCGAGGGCCTTGGGGGCCTCTGCTGGCTCAGCATAAGGGTGTAGGCGGCGAAGCCCGGACATTGGCCCCTGCCCTGATGGCAGGTGACCTAGAGGCCCGCCGTCTTCTGGAGGAAATTGCTGATGACCTGGCCTTTGCGCTGTCTCATGTTGTTCATCTTTGCCATCCGTCGGTAGTAGTCCTGGGAGGCGGCCTATCTTTGGTGGGAGAGCCCCTTCGCGCCGCCGTAGCCGCCCGCTTGCCCACCTATGTTATGCAAGCCTTCCATCCCGGCCCGGCTGTGCGTCTGGCTGGGTTGCTGGAGGACGCCGTCCCCATGGGGGCTTTGCTTCTGGCCGCGCAACTTAAATTTGCCTAA
- a CDS encoding DUF2961 domain-containing protein — protein MLTPIYVCHAAALLLQTNPLSLQWLPLPDSTKTHLRSGYDYNDGNYDSGNLIRVEPAGMSFSNVQSAWVLFEQQGPGVITSIWFTGKNKQGQAHMGGRLNFYFDGEPRPRLSGQLPDWLEKNPVLPAGLAEKSSGGWICYAPIYFAKSLKITLEDHGDRFTHRKNGRGETIPHIYHQFSHQRLPALVTSTTAESWSQTPLWEDAWPPLPPPQTVLLPTGRSVAVYESQGPGILEMLRLDFEAADAAAMKLQVEADGMATVNMSVREFWGFNRAQRPQARFRSLLMGVDESGAYYSRWPMPCRKSLRISLENPGRPVEVQVQGRFRQGWPQPELYYFRAARITDRTEKGRDIILLETEGRGHYVGCILELANATLEGDDRFYVDGEGFPPAWHGTGTEDYFRCGWYFHGGALTRPLYGLLDNSIPKIAYRFHLADRINFTNRVKIGFEHGHHNEYLGSYSGTVFWYAARQPAE, from the coding sequence TTGCTCACCCCCATTTACGTCTGCCATGCAGCAGCCCTGCTGCTTCAAACGAATCCCCTTTCTCTTCAATGGCTGCCTCTGCCGGACTCCACCAAAACCCATTTGCGCAGCGGCTATGATTACAACGATGGAAATTATGACTCTGGCAACTTGATTCGGGTGGAACCGGCAGGCATGAGTTTTTCCAATGTTCAGTCTGCCTGGGTGCTTTTTGAACAACAGGGTCCGGGCGTCATTACCAGCATCTGGTTCACCGGCAAAAACAAGCAGGGACAAGCCCATATGGGCGGAAGATTGAATTTCTACTTTGATGGGGAACCCCGGCCGCGGCTTTCCGGGCAGTTACCGGACTGGCTGGAAAAGAATCCTGTGCTGCCGGCTGGACTGGCGGAAAAGAGCAGTGGGGGATGGATTTGCTACGCGCCCATTTACTTCGCCAAATCCCTTAAAATTACTTTGGAAGACCACGGCGACCGTTTTACCCACCGCAAAAATGGCCGGGGGGAGACCATCCCCCATATTTATCACCAGTTCAGCCATCAGCGACTGCCGGCACTAGTAACGAGTACCACGGCAGAAAGTTGGAGCCAAACCCCGCTTTGGGAGGATGCATGGCCTCCTTTGCCTCCGCCGCAGACAGTGTTACTGCCCACGGGCCGGAGTGTGGCTGTTTATGAAAGCCAAGGCCCGGGTATTCTGGAGATGCTTCGCCTGGACTTTGAGGCCGCGGATGCCGCCGCCATGAAACTGCAAGTGGAAGCCGACGGTATGGCCACGGTGAACATGAGCGTCCGCGAGTTCTGGGGCTTCAACCGCGCCCAACGTCCGCAGGCTCGTTTTCGTTCGCTGCTCATGGGCGTGGACGAATCGGGCGCGTATTATAGCCGCTGGCCCATGCCATGCCGAAAGTCCCTAAGAATCAGTCTGGAAAATCCCGGGCGTCCCGTGGAAGTCCAAGTTCAGGGCCGCTTCCGGCAAGGTTGGCCGCAACCTGAACTCTATTATTTCCGCGCGGCCAGGATTACCGACCGGACGGAGAAAGGTCGGGACATTATCCTCCTGGAGACAGAGGGCCGCGGCCATTATGTGGGATGCATCCTTGAACTGGCCAATGCCACCTTGGAAGGGGATGACCGTTTTTACGTGGACGGGGAGGGTTTTCCCCCCGCCTGGCATGGCACCGGCACTGAAGATTATTTCCGGTGCGGATGGTATTTCCATGGCGGGGCCTTGACTCGCCCCCTCTATGGTTTGCTGGACAACAGCATTCCCAAGATCGCCTATCGCTTTCACCTGGCCGACCGCATCAACTTCACAAATCGTGTCAAAATTGGGTTTGAACATGGGCATCACAACGAGTATCTTGGCTCATACTCGGGCACAGTATTCTGGTATGCGGCACGGCAGCCCGCTGAATAA
- a CDS encoding thioredoxin family protein, producing MKKLILAITAILVAGWVGAAELNWETDFDAAVAKAKKENKLVFINFTGSDWCGWCKKLDAEVLSTPEFKEFAAKNLVLLYVDFPAKKELPAAQKKANEELKKKYGVRGFPTIVVLNGQGDKVYEKVGFMAGVDKWLAALKEAKGK from the coding sequence ATGAAAAAATTAATTCTCGCAATTACGGCAATCCTGGTGGCGGGCTGGGTGGGGGCGGCAGAACTGAACTGGGAGACCGATTTCGACGCGGCGGTGGCCAAGGCAAAAAAGGAAAACAAGCTGGTGTTTATCAACTTCACCGGCAGTGATTGGTGCGGCTGGTGCAAAAAATTGGACGCGGAAGTGCTCTCAACCCCTGAATTTAAGGAGTTTGCGGCCAAAAACCTGGTGCTGTTGTATGTGGACTTCCCCGCCAAGAAAGAATTGCCCGCCGCTCAGAAAAAGGCCAATGAGGAGTTGAAGAAAAAATATGGCGTGCGCGGCTTCCCCACTATCGTGGTGCTCAATGGACAGGGGGATAAAGTGTACGAAAAAGTCGGCTTTATGGCAGGAGTGGATAAATGGCTGGCTGCTCTCAAGGAAGCCAAGGGTAAATAA
- a CDS encoding NADH-quinone oxidoreductase subunit N — MNISLLSLEILVILLGVALLVVDWFTPAAHKRWLGIAAALALLFFFGLSFLQPSSLPQYAFGHSYVLDDLALFFKRFFLLAGVLVLLWAVEFGDRLRGGVAEFYALLVFALAGMMFTASANNLAMLFVSIELVTISFYVLAAYQRQVRESLEAGVKYLIMGGLASAFMVFGIALIFGITGTIEFEILSAKMAAKSSPAQQPLFQLGMLLLLAGLGFKIAAVPFHFWVPDVYQGAPSPVTAFLAAGSKAAGVALLLRVFLHVAPLNVLRWETLFIVLAGATILYGNLGAIPQSNLKRLLGYSSIAHAGYLLMGMAAFSLAGATALLYYLAGYLFTVLAAFGVITLVLRQTGAEDVAALGGLGRRSPFLAAILTLAMASLAGVPPLAGFFGKFLLIKAVLEQGTQATAFYWLAGVAVVGVVISLWYYFGVIKALYWGEDAADMSPVEISLPSRVGLVVCVAGMLWLGVLPEIPLWLAEQGAMALGL; from the coding sequence ATGAATATTTCCCTCTTAAGTCTCGAAATTCTGGTAATCCTGCTGGGCGTGGCCCTGCTGGTGGTGGATTGGTTTACGCCCGCAGCGCACAAGCGCTGGCTGGGGATTGCGGCTGCCCTGGCGCTGCTGTTTTTTTTCGGATTGAGCTTCTTGCAGCCGTCCAGCTTGCCACAATATGCCTTCGGCCACAGTTACGTGTTGGATGATCTGGCCTTGTTTTTCAAAAGGTTTTTCCTGCTGGCTGGCGTGCTGGTGTTGCTTTGGGCAGTGGAGTTTGGGGACCGCCTGCGTGGCGGGGTGGCGGAATTTTATGCGCTGCTGGTGTTCGCACTGGCTGGCATGATGTTTACGGCTTCCGCCAACAACCTCGCCATGCTGTTCGTCTCCATTGAGCTGGTCACCATTTCGTTCTACGTGCTGGCAGCCTATCAACGCCAGGTGCGGGAGTCCCTCGAAGCGGGTGTGAAATACCTCATCATGGGCGGGCTGGCCTCGGCCTTTATGGTTTTTGGCATTGCCCTCATCTTTGGCATCACGGGCACGATTGAATTTGAAATTTTGTCGGCCAAGATGGCCGCGAAAAGCAGTCCGGCCCAGCAACCGCTCTTTCAGTTGGGCATGCTGTTGCTGCTGGCCGGACTGGGCTTCAAAATCGCCGCCGTACCTTTCCATTTTTGGGTGCCGGATGTTTATCAGGGGGCGCCGTCGCCCGTGACGGCCTTTCTGGCGGCCGGCAGCAAGGCGGCTGGTGTTGCCTTGTTGCTGCGAGTTTTTCTGCATGTAGCGCCCCTCAATGTGTTGCGTTGGGAAACTTTGTTCATAGTGCTGGCAGGCGCGACCATTTTATACGGCAACCTGGGCGCCATTCCTCAAAGCAACCTTAAACGCCTCCTGGGTTATTCAAGCATCGCTCATGCCGGTTATCTATTGATGGGCATGGCTGCCTTTTCGCTGGCTGGTGCCACCGCCTTGTTATACTACCTCGCCGGTTATTTGTTCACGGTCCTGGCTGCGTTTGGCGTGATTACCCTGGTCCTGCGCCAGACCGGGGCCGAGGACGTCGCTGCGCTTGGCGGGTTGGGGCGGCGCTCGCCGTTTTTGGCTGCCATCCTGACGCTGGCCATGGCTTCTCTGGCGGGGGTGCCGCCGTTGGCGGGATTTTTCGGCAAATTTCTGCTGATTAAGGCCGTGTTGGAACAAGGCACCCAGGCCACAGCATTTTACTGGCTGGCGGGGGTGGCAGTGGTGGGGGTGGTGATTTCCCTTTGGTATTATTTCGGCGTCATCAAAGCCCTTTATTGGGGTGAAGATGCCGCCGATATGTCACCGGTGGAGATTAGCCTGCCAAGTCGCGTAGGCTTGGTGGTGTGCGTGGCAGGCATGTTATGGCTGGGTGTGCTGCCCGAGATTCCCTTGTGGCTGGCAGAGCAGGGGGCCATGGCGCTTGGGTTGTAA
- a CDS encoding complex I subunit 4 family protein has protein sequence MTPLLYIFGLPLLGALLVWLVPRNYRFVIRLIALGSSLGALVSALVLFYRFDLQQTGYQFVTHVPWVESLGIAFHVGVDGINLALLFMGAMVTFAAVCVSRHIKEREKEYYLLLLLMSGGILGAFASLDLFFLYFFHELALVPTFIMIGVWGRGERRNYATFQITLYLSLGALIALAGLVLLYLHSGARTFDLVVLTRQLQEQPMPADLQHLIFPLLLFGFGILVSLWPFHSWAPLGYGSAPPAVAMMHAGVIKKFGLYGLIRVALPVLPQAAWSWVDILSVLCLGNILFCGWVAMRQRDLNLLIGNSSVAHMGFCFLGLASLSVAGITGCVLVMVAHGLLAALTFGLSGYLNQQTQTLEMKDLGGLWQRMPYVGAALMMAMFAGCGLPGFANFPGELLVMFGAWKTLPMPVVLAAWGALVIAAIYMMGAVREVLHGPLAPRWNQAQDVPGWWAKLPYTLLLTALLVFGFYPPLLTRTIEPAVTALVRKAGYDVPLPAKAKGRATAEKAAPSLPSLQR, from the coding sequence ATGACACCGTTGCTTTACATATTTGGCCTGCCGCTCTTGGGGGCGTTGTTGGTGTGGCTGGTGCCGCGCAATTACCGGTTCGTCATCCGGCTTATCGCCTTGGGCAGTTCACTGGGGGCGCTGGTCTCGGCGCTGGTGTTGTTTTATCGCTTTGACCTTCAGCAGACGGGTTATCAATTCGTGACCCATGTGCCGTGGGTGGAATCCCTGGGAATTGCTTTTCACGTCGGTGTGGACGGTATCAACCTGGCCCTGCTGTTCATGGGGGCGATGGTGACCTTTGCCGCGGTCTGTGTGAGCCGGCACATCAAGGAGCGTGAAAAGGAATATTATCTGCTTCTGCTATTGATGAGCGGCGGTATCCTGGGAGCCTTCGCCTCGCTGGACTTGTTTTTCCTCTATTTTTTCCACGAGCTGGCGCTGGTGCCCACGTTTATCATGATTGGAGTATGGGGCAGGGGAGAGCGCCGCAATTATGCCACGTTCCAAATCACCTTGTATTTGAGCCTTGGGGCGTTGATTGCCCTGGCGGGGCTGGTTTTGCTTTATCTGCACAGCGGGGCCAGGACCTTTGACTTGGTGGTCCTCACCCGGCAATTGCAGGAGCAGCCGATGCCCGCCGACCTGCAACATCTCATTTTCCCGTTATTGTTATTCGGTTTTGGCATCCTCGTTTCCCTCTGGCCTTTTCACTCTTGGGCGCCCTTGGGTTATGGCAGCGCCCCGCCGGCCGTGGCCATGATGCATGCGGGCGTCATCAAGAAGTTTGGCCTCTATGGCCTGATTCGCGTGGCGCTTCCCGTGCTTCCGCAGGCGGCCTGGTCCTGGGTGGATATTTTAAGCGTGCTTTGTCTGGGCAACATCTTGTTTTGCGGTTGGGTGGCCATGCGGCAACGGGATTTGAATTTGCTCATTGGCAATTCAAGCGTGGCGCACATGGGCTTTTGCTTCCTGGGATTGGCCAGCCTCTCGGTGGCAGGCATTACGGGCTGTGTGCTGGTGATGGTGGCCCACGGGTTGCTGGCGGCGCTGACTTTTGGACTGAGCGGCTATCTGAATCAGCAAACCCAGACGCTGGAAATGAAGGATTTGGGCGGATTATGGCAGCGGATGCCTTATGTGGGGGCTGCATTGATGATGGCGATGTTTGCCGGTTGTGGCCTGCCGGGTTTTGCGAACTTTCCGGGCGAACTGCTGGTGATGTTCGGGGCGTGGAAGACGCTGCCGATGCCGGTGGTGCTGGCCGCCTGGGGGGCGCTGGTGATTGCGGCGATTTACATGATGGGCGCGGTGCGCGAGGTGTTGCACGGCCCGCTGGCGCCGCGGTGGAATCAAGCGCAGGATGTGCCGGGATGGTGGGCCAAACTGCCCTATACCCTCCTGTTGACCGCCTTATTGGTTTTCGGCTTTTACCCGCCGTTGTTGACGCGGACGATTGAGCCGGCGGTCACCGCCCTGGTGCGCAAGGCCGGCTACGATGTCCCCCTCCCGGCCAAAGCCAAAGGCCGGGCCACGGCGGAGAAGGCGGCACCCTCCCTGCCGTCGTTGCAGCGATGA